A region of Candidatus Hydrogenedentota bacterium DNA encodes the following proteins:
- a CDS encoding SagB/ThcOx family dehydrogenase: MNTLLRLAAVLAVIALFAATPLIAQTPAAQPAPPVAAQPAPLETIALDPPRLDAGLPIMQALKNRHSDKEYADTKLTKQQLSEVLWAADGVNREDGHRTAPSAMGKYPIDIYVVLEEGIYLYNPAKHELTPVAQGDFRKQSASQDYAHTAPLNLVYVADFEKFAGVRDASPEKMTEWACMESGAQAQNVYLYCASEGLASVFRVSIDKDQFGKAINVRPSQSIIAAQTVGHAK, encoded by the coding sequence ATGAACACTCTTCTTCGCCTCGCAGCTGTACTCGCGGTCATAGCCCTATTCGCGGCGACACCCCTGATTGCCCAAACGCCTGCCGCCCAACCGGCTCCCCCCGTTGCGGCACAACCCGCCCCGCTTGAGACTATCGCACTCGATCCACCCCGGCTCGACGCTGGACTTCCTATCATGCAGGCCCTGAAGAACCGCCACTCCGATAAGGAGTACGCAGACACCAAACTCACGAAACAGCAACTGTCGGAAGTGCTGTGGGCGGCCGACGGCGTAAACCGGGAAGACGGGCATCGCACCGCACCCTCCGCCATGGGCAAATACCCCATCGACATTTACGTCGTGCTTGAAGAAGGCATCTATCTCTACAATCCCGCCAAGCACGAATTGACGCCGGTTGCCCAAGGCGACTTCCGCAAACAGAGCGCTTCCCAGGACTACGCGCACACGGCGCCCCTCAACCTTGTCTACGTTGCCGACTTCGAGAAGTTCGCCGGCGTGCGCGACGCCTCCCCTGAGAAGATGACCGAATGGGCATGCATGGAGTCCGGCGCCCAGGCCCAAAACGTCTACCTCTACTGCGCCTCCGAAGGCCTGGCCTCCGTCTTCCGCGTCTCCATCGACAAGGACCAATTCGGCAAAGCAATCAACGTCCGCCCCTCGCAATCCATCATCGCCGCCCAGACCGTCGGACACGCCAAGTAG